In Papaver somniferum cultivar HN1 chromosome 1, ASM357369v1, whole genome shotgun sequence, a genomic segment contains:
- the LOC113299707 gene encoding mannosyl-oligosaccharide 1,2-alpha-mannosidase MNS3-like: MSKILPSSMKDVHYDNAKFRRRSCFKMIVQAFANSSIKRECVTCSTGRFLILLMIGGLAFLMLMNTNSIDHVSDRIRKSIAGREEHRLLLNGVGKFGKFWRKPPRLPPRLSPDEILTSNSSTFDAGNLKGDSKWVIRQRSVKHAFIHAWSGYKQYAMGYDELMPLSQRGVDGLGGLGATVVDALDTAMIMGADEVVSEAGAWIETHLSERIDGKGQVNLFETTIRVLGGLLSAYHLSGGEQGMGDMKVKGPKPHVYLEIAKNLADRLMSAFTSSPTSVPYSDVILRDRSAHPAPDGLSSTSEVSTLQLEFNYLSAISGDLRYGTEAMKVLEHLKALPKVEGLVPIYISPHSGQFSGENIRLGSRGDSYYEYLIKVWLQQRTSQDGDVRYLHEMYEEAMKGVRHLLVRKSIPKGLVFVGELPYGPKGAFSSKMDHLVCFLPGTLALGATKGISKKKAMEENLLTFEDMENLKLAEDLAKTCFEMYSVTTTGLAPEIAYFNVDGYSEGGHGGGNGSSEYANDIIIKTLDRHNLLRPETVESLFVLYRITEDSKYREWGWQIFEAFEKHTRVDSGGYSSLDDVTVLPPRQRDKMETFFLGETLKYLYLLFGDENVIPLDKFVFNTEAHPFPIHSAVKKQ, encoded by the exons ATGTCAAAAATTCTTCCGTCTTCGATGAAAGATGTGCACTATGATAACGCCAAATTCCGACGTCGATCTTGTTTTAAG ATGATAGTGCAAGCATTCGCCAACAGTAGTATCAAACGTGAATGCGTAACCTGTAGCACAGggaggtttttaattttattgatgattggGGGTTTAGCATTCTTAATGCTAATGAATACAAATTCCATCGATCATGTGTCTGATAGAATAAGAAAGAGTATTGCCGGGAGGGAAGAACATAGGCTTCTCTTAAATGGTGTTGGCAAGTTTGGAAAATTTTGGAGAAAACCACCCAGGCTTCCACCACGCTTATCTCCTGATGAAATACTTACTAGTAATAGTTCAACATTTGATGCAGGGAATCTAAAAGGAGATTCAAAATGGGTGATCCGGCAACGTAGTGTTAAACATGCATTTATCCATGCATGGTCAGGCTATAAGCAGTATGCAATGGGTTATGATGAGCTTATGCCATTGAGCCAAAGGGGAGTTGATGGTTTAGGAGGTCTAGGGGCCACAGTtgtggatgccttagatactgcCATGATAATGGGTGCTGATGAAGTTGTTTCAGAAGCAGGAGCATGGATTGAAACACATCTTTCTGAAAGAATTGATGGGAAAGGCCAAGTTAATTTATTTGAAACTACTATCCGTGTTTTGGGTGGTCTACTCAGTGCTTATCATCTTAGTGGGGGAGAACAAGGGATGGGTGATATGAAAGTTAAAGGTCCTAAACCACATGTTTATTTAGAGATTGCTAAGAACTTGGCCGATCGTTTGATGTCTGCTTTTACTTCAAGCCCTACTTCTGTTCCTTATAGTGATGTTATTCTTCGTGATCGTTCAGCACATCCAGCTCCTGATGGATTGAGCAGTACTTCTGAAGTCTCTACTCTTCAGCTTGAGTTTAATTACCTCAGTGCTATTTCAGGCGATTTAAGGTATGGAACTGAAGCTATGAAGGTTTTGGAACACCTAAAGGCTCTTCCTAAGGTGGAGGGACTAGTGCCTATCTACATCAG CCCTCATTCTGGCCAGTTCAGTGGGGAAAATATTCGACTTGGATCTCGTGGTGACAGTTATTATGAGTACTTGATTAAGGTTTGGCTTCAGCAGCGGACAAGTCAAGATGGTGATGTGCGCTATTTACATGAGATGTATGAAGAAGCAATGAAAGGTGTCAGACATCTTCTTGTCCGGAAATCAATCCCTAAAGGATTGGTTTTTGTTGGGGAGCTGCCTTATGGTCCTAAGGGTGCTTTTAGTTCGAAAATGGATCACCTG GTCTGTTTCCTGCCAGGGACTCTTGCTCTTGGTGCTACCAAAGGCATTTCGAAGAAGAAGGCAATGGAAGAGAATTTGCTCACatttgaagatatggagaatctgAAGCTTGCTGAAGATCTGGCGAAGACATGCTTCGAAATGTATTCAGTTACTACTACTGGGCTTGCTCCAGAAATTGCTTACTTCAATGTAGAT GGATACTCTGAAGGAGGCCATGGCGGTGGGAATGGAAGTTCTGAATATGCAAATGATATCATTATTAAGACTCTTGACCGTCACAATCTTTTACGCCCTGAAACTGTAGAATCATTGTTTGTCTTATATCGTATTACAGAGGACTCAAA GTATCGTGAGTGGGGTTGGCAGATCTTTGAAGCATTTGAAAAACATACTAGGGTTGATTCTGGGGGTTATAGTTCTCTAGATGACGTCACAGTACTTCCCCCACGACAAAGAGACAAAATGGAGACTTTTTTCTTAGGGGAAACGTTGAAGTATTTATATCTGTTGTTTGGGGACGAAAACGTGATTCCTTTGGATAAGTTTGTATTCAATACGGAAGCTCACCCATTCCCTATTCATAGCGCAGTGAAAAAGCAATGA
- the LOC113299690 gene encoding potassium channel KAT3-like isoform X1: MMSFSCAKAFLRRFCNDGFQMESNSHSFFSTDLLPSLGARINQTTKLRQYIVSPFSPRYRAWEMFLIFLVVYSSWIIPFQFAFLTYKQDTLFIIDNIVNGFFAIDIFLTFFVAYLDRRSYLLIDDPKKIATRYISTWFIFDFCSTAPFQPLSLLFTEHSSGLGFKALNMLRLWRLRRVSSLFARLEKDIRFNYFWTRCTKLISVTLFAVHCGGCFNYLIADRYPDPRKTWIGAVMPNFKEESLWNRYVTAIYWSITTLTTTGYGDLHAENPREMLFDIVYMFFNLGLTAYLIGNMTNLVVHGTSRTRNFRDMIQAASEFSARNQLPPQIQDQMLSHICLKFKTEDLKQNETLNGLPRAIRSAIAQNLFLPIVQKVDLFQGVSGDFLLQLVSEVEAEYFPPMEDVILQNETPTNMYILVSGAVEFIASTNGCAKVHGRAVAGDIFGEIGVLCYRPQPFAVRTTKLSQILSLNRTSLMNIIQANTEGGNIIMNNLSQKLNCLESFMFGDQYRYPGMTGKTWHDQRTLATANSPLGLGENCPHSETKTLEAEDGGHLVQNLPEKQKIDADDDIIRCRSDINSTDEDGQTALHDAIRKGHLEMVRILLEGGANVNKADAGGWTPKALAEQHGQKNIYDLLILHEGRNISGADHKIDFLQTNPQRFARANQSNDKMNWNTSFGNCSKIATESKSGSVGKTVAHDSRRVTMHFTIGKHNTSENQFGKLINLPATLEELLSIAGQKFPGYHPVKVVNRENAEIDDISVIRDGDHLFLLQK; this comes from the exons ATGATGTCATTTTCCTGTGCAAAAGCCTTCTTACGTCGGTTCTGTAACGACGGTTTTCAAATGGAAAGCAATAGTCACAGCTTCTTCTCTACTGATCTCTTGCCATCACTTGGAGCAAGGATAAACCAGACAACCAAGCTAAGACAGTATATTGTCTCTCCTTTCAGTCCTCGTTACAG gGCCTGGGAGATGTTTCTCATATTTCTGGTTGTGTACTCATCCTGGATAATCCCATTTCAATTTGCATTTCTGACATATAAGCAAGACACACTATTCATCATTGACAACATTGTCAATGGATTCTTTGCCATTGATATCTTTCTCACCTTCTTTGTTGCATACCTGGACCGTCGATCATATCTTCTGATCGATGATCCAAAGAAAATTGCAACAAG GTACATATCGACCTGGTTCATTTTCGACTTCTGCTCAACAGCCCCATTTCAACCTCTCAGCCTTCTCTTCACTGAACACAGCAGTGGCCTAGGTTTTAAAGCACTTAATATGCTCCGACTGTGGCGTCTCAGACGGGTCAGCTCCTTGTTTGCAAG ACTCGAGAAGGACATCCGGTTCAACTATTTCTGGACGCGGTGCACAAAGCTTATCTCA GTGACTCTTTTTGCAGTGCATTGTGGTGGATGCTTTAACTATCTGATAGCAGACAGATACCCAGATCCAAGGAAAACCTGGATAGGTGCTGTTATGCCAAACTTCAAAGAAGAGAGTCTTTGGAACAGATATGTAACTGCAATATATTGGTCCATTACAACACTAACTACAACAGGTTATGGGGACTTGCATGCTGAAAACCCTAGAGAGATGTTGTTTGATATTGTCTACATGTTTTTCAACTTGGGATTAACCGCTTACCTCATTGGAAACATGACAAACCTTGTTGTTCACGGAACGAGCCGAACCAGAAATTTT AGAGATATGATCCAAGCTGCTTCTGAATTTTCTGCGCGGAATCAGCTGCCGCCACAAATACAGGACCAAATGCTGTCGCACATATGCCTCAAGTTCAAAACAGAAGACTTAAAACAGAACGAAACATTGAATGGACTACCGAGAGCCATTCGGTCAGCTATCGCTCAGAACCTCTTCTTACCTATTGTTCAAAAGGTTGATCTTTTCCAAGGGGTTTCCGGCGATTTCCTTTTACAACTG GTCTCAGAAGTGGAAGCCGAGTATTTTCCACCAATGGAAGATGTGATTCTGCAGAATGAGACTCCAACAAATATGTATATACTAGTTTCAGGCGCTGTG GAATTTATAGCATCTACCAATGGTTGTGCCAAG GTTCATGGAAGAGCAGTCGCAGGAGATATTTTCGGGGAAATTGGGGTTCTTTGTTACAGACCACAGCCATTCGCTGTTCGAACTACTAAACTTTCCCAAATCCTAAGTCTGAACAGGACTTCCTTGATGAACATAATTCAAGCAAATACAGAAGGTGGTAATATTATCATGAACAACCTTTCCCAG AAACTGAATTGCCTGGAAAGCTTCATGTTTGGAGATCAATATAGGTATCCAGGAATGACAGGCAAAACATGGCATGACCAAAGAACATTAGCAACAGCCAATTCTCCATTAGGGTTAGGAGAAAATTGTCCACACAGCGAAACAAAGACTCTGGAGGCGGAAGACGGGGGCCATTTAGTGCAGAATCTCCCAGAGAAGCAAAAGATAGATGCAGATGATGATATCATCAGATGTAGATCTGACATAAACTCAACAGATGAAGATGGTCAAACAGCACTTCATGATGCTATTCGTAAAGGGCATCTTGAAATGGTAAGAATTCTGCTGGAGGGAGGAGCTAATGTTAACAAAGCAGACGCAGGAGGGTGGACTCCTAAAGCTTTGGCAGAGCAACATGGACAAAAAAATATCTATGATCTGCTTATACTTCATGAAGGAAGGAACATAAGTGGAGCAGATCATAAAATAGACTTTCTGCAGACAAACCCACAAAGATTTGCTAGAGCCAATCAAAGCAATGATAAAATGAACTGGAACACTAGTTTTGGCAATTGCAGCAAGATTGCAACAGAATCTAAATCAGGCAGCGTTGGAAAAACCGTAGCGCACGATAGCAGAAGAGTTACGATGCATTTTACTATTGGAAAGCACAATACATCAGAAAATCAATTTGGGAAGTTGATAAACTTGCCTGCTACACTAGAGGAGCTATTGTCAATAGCTG GTCAAAAGTTTCCAGGCTACCATCCTGTAAAAGTCGTCAACAGAGAAAATGCTGAAATAGATGATATAAGCGTAATTCGAGATGGGGATCATCTATTCCTGCTTCAAAAGTAA
- the LOC113299690 gene encoding potassium channel KAT3-like isoform X2: MMSFSCAKAFLRRFCNDGFQMESNSHSFFSTDLLPSLGARINQTTKLRQYIVSPFSPRYRAWEMFLIFLVVYSSWIIPFQFAFLTYKQDTLFIIDNIVNGFFAIDIFLTFFVAYLDRRSYLLIDDPKKIATRYISTWFIFDFCSTAPFQPLSLLFTEHSSGLGFKALNMLRLWRLRRVSSLFARLEKDIRFNYFWTRCTKLISVTLFAVHCGGCFNYLIADRYPDPRKTWIGAVMPNFKEESLWNRYVTAIYWSITTLTTTGYGDLHAENPREMLFDIVYMFFNLGLTAYLIGNMTNLVVHGTSRTRNFRDMIQAASEFSARNQLPPQIQDQMLSHICLKFKTEDLKQNETLNGLPRAIRSAIAQNLFLPIVQKVDLFQGVSGDFLLQLVSEVEAEYFPPMEDVILQNETPTNMYILVSGAVEFIASTNGCAKVHGRAVAGDIFGEIGVLCYRPQPFAVRTTKLSQILSLNRTSLMNIIQANTEGGNIIMNNLSQKLNCLESFMFGDQYRYPGMTGKTWHDQRTLATANSPLGLGENCPHSETKTLEAEDGGHLVQNLPEKQKIDADDDIIRCRSDINSTDEDGQTALHDAIRKGHLEMVRILLEGGANVNKADAGGWTPKALAEQHGQKNIYDLLILHEGRNISGADHKIDFLQTNPQRFARANQSNDKMNWNTSFGNCSKIATESKSGSVGKTVAHDSRRVTMHFTIGKHNTSENQFGKLINLPATLEELLSIAGKLRSKVSRLPSCKSRQQRKC; the protein is encoded by the exons ATGATGTCATTTTCCTGTGCAAAAGCCTTCTTACGTCGGTTCTGTAACGACGGTTTTCAAATGGAAAGCAATAGTCACAGCTTCTTCTCTACTGATCTCTTGCCATCACTTGGAGCAAGGATAAACCAGACAACCAAGCTAAGACAGTATATTGTCTCTCCTTTCAGTCCTCGTTACAG gGCCTGGGAGATGTTTCTCATATTTCTGGTTGTGTACTCATCCTGGATAATCCCATTTCAATTTGCATTTCTGACATATAAGCAAGACACACTATTCATCATTGACAACATTGTCAATGGATTCTTTGCCATTGATATCTTTCTCACCTTCTTTGTTGCATACCTGGACCGTCGATCATATCTTCTGATCGATGATCCAAAGAAAATTGCAACAAG GTACATATCGACCTGGTTCATTTTCGACTTCTGCTCAACAGCCCCATTTCAACCTCTCAGCCTTCTCTTCACTGAACACAGCAGTGGCCTAGGTTTTAAAGCACTTAATATGCTCCGACTGTGGCGTCTCAGACGGGTCAGCTCCTTGTTTGCAAG ACTCGAGAAGGACATCCGGTTCAACTATTTCTGGACGCGGTGCACAAAGCTTATCTCA GTGACTCTTTTTGCAGTGCATTGTGGTGGATGCTTTAACTATCTGATAGCAGACAGATACCCAGATCCAAGGAAAACCTGGATAGGTGCTGTTATGCCAAACTTCAAAGAAGAGAGTCTTTGGAACAGATATGTAACTGCAATATATTGGTCCATTACAACACTAACTACAACAGGTTATGGGGACTTGCATGCTGAAAACCCTAGAGAGATGTTGTTTGATATTGTCTACATGTTTTTCAACTTGGGATTAACCGCTTACCTCATTGGAAACATGACAAACCTTGTTGTTCACGGAACGAGCCGAACCAGAAATTTT AGAGATATGATCCAAGCTGCTTCTGAATTTTCTGCGCGGAATCAGCTGCCGCCACAAATACAGGACCAAATGCTGTCGCACATATGCCTCAAGTTCAAAACAGAAGACTTAAAACAGAACGAAACATTGAATGGACTACCGAGAGCCATTCGGTCAGCTATCGCTCAGAACCTCTTCTTACCTATTGTTCAAAAGGTTGATCTTTTCCAAGGGGTTTCCGGCGATTTCCTTTTACAACTG GTCTCAGAAGTGGAAGCCGAGTATTTTCCACCAATGGAAGATGTGATTCTGCAGAATGAGACTCCAACAAATATGTATATACTAGTTTCAGGCGCTGTG GAATTTATAGCATCTACCAATGGTTGTGCCAAG GTTCATGGAAGAGCAGTCGCAGGAGATATTTTCGGGGAAATTGGGGTTCTTTGTTACAGACCACAGCCATTCGCTGTTCGAACTACTAAACTTTCCCAAATCCTAAGTCTGAACAGGACTTCCTTGATGAACATAATTCAAGCAAATACAGAAGGTGGTAATATTATCATGAACAACCTTTCCCAG AAACTGAATTGCCTGGAAAGCTTCATGTTTGGAGATCAATATAGGTATCCAGGAATGACAGGCAAAACATGGCATGACCAAAGAACATTAGCAACAGCCAATTCTCCATTAGGGTTAGGAGAAAATTGTCCACACAGCGAAACAAAGACTCTGGAGGCGGAAGACGGGGGCCATTTAGTGCAGAATCTCCCAGAGAAGCAAAAGATAGATGCAGATGATGATATCATCAGATGTAGATCTGACATAAACTCAACAGATGAAGATGGTCAAACAGCACTTCATGATGCTATTCGTAAAGGGCATCTTGAAATGGTAAGAATTCTGCTGGAGGGAGGAGCTAATGTTAACAAAGCAGACGCAGGAGGGTGGACTCCTAAAGCTTTGGCAGAGCAACATGGACAAAAAAATATCTATGATCTGCTTATACTTCATGAAGGAAGGAACATAAGTGGAGCAGATCATAAAATAGACTTTCTGCAGACAAACCCACAAAGATTTGCTAGAGCCAATCAAAGCAATGATAAAATGAACTGGAACACTAGTTTTGGCAATTGCAGCAAGATTGCAACAGAATCTAAATCAGGCAGCGTTGGAAAAACCGTAGCGCACGATAGCAGAAGAGTTACGATGCATTTTACTATTGGAAAGCACAATACATCAGAAAATCAATTTGGGAAGTTGATAAACTTGCCTGCTACACTAGAGGAGCTATTGTCAATAGCTGGTAAGCTTAG GTCAAAAGTTTCCAGGCTACCATCCTGTAAAAGTCGTCAACAGAGAAAATGCTGA